In one window of Kosmotoga pacifica DNA:
- the mazG gene encoding nucleoside triphosphate pyrophosphohydrolase: MNAGKAFEKLVEIMHILRSDDGCEWDRKQTHASLKPYLIEEAYEVLHAIDKGDDEELKEELGDLLLQVVFHAQIAAERDAFDISDIIKKLTNKLVRRHPHVFGESEGYSYRQWEEIKASEKGKKMKSVIGEINRALPALSLARRVQENASEVGFDWKDNSGVYEKVKEEFKELEEAIKTGDQRKIDEEFGDLLFSLVNLSRFISVDPEISLRRSTEKFVNRFRAVESLIKEEGLKIEKLSLEELDTYWNKVKEGDE; encoded by the coding sequence ATGAACGCAGGTAAGGCATTTGAGAAACTCGTTGAGATCATGCATATTCTGAGAAGTGACGATGGATGCGAATGGGATAGGAAGCAGACTCATGCGTCATTAAAACCATATTTGATAGAAGAGGCGTATGAAGTGCTACATGCCATAGACAAAGGAGATGATGAGGAGTTAAAAGAAGAACTCGGAGATCTACTATTGCAAGTGGTTTTTCACGCACAGATAGCAGCGGAGCGAGACGCTTTTGATATTTCAGATATCATAAAGAAGCTTACAAACAAGCTGGTACGGAGACATCCGCACGTTTTTGGTGAATCGGAAGGATATTCGTATAGACAATGGGAAGAGATAAAAGCATCGGAAAAAGGGAAAAAAATGAAGTCCGTAATTGGTGAGATAAACAGAGCTCTTCCAGCCCTCAGCCTTGCCCGTAGAGTTCAGGAAAATGCATCAGAAGTGGGATTTGATTGGAAGGATAACTCTGGGGTTTATGAGAAGGTCAAAGAAGAGTTCAAAGAGCTAGAAGAAGCGATAAAGACCGGGGACCAGAGGAAGATAGACGAAGAATTCGGTGACCTCCTCTTTTCTCTGGTAAATCTGTCGAGATTCATATCAGTGGACCCGGAGATTTCACTGAGACGATCAACGGAAAAATTCGTGAACCGTTTTAGGGCTGTTGAGAGTCTCATAAAAGAAGAAGGTCTTAAAATTGAAAAGCTTTCCCTCGAAGAGCTTGATACTTACTGGAATAAAGTAAAGGAGGGCGATGAATGA
- a CDS encoding peptidyl-prolyl cis-trans isomerase — protein sequence MKKALFLVITVILLVIPGFADVSDTELPIEMAATTTTPVATVNGEPISLMLFNTIVMPRYLEISQKISDVDPLFSDVLLNTSAGEELLKVYEQKVLEDLIRKRLIVQYAILHGMEINREEIFLQVHEYVLNSLQESGVSLQEADAYYMLKGYPEGLKSYELQVVEDIIFKNAFNALFSAVTGDASSAVTDEMIEQYYNLNPDEFKIKGEFVELYFEEFDTFTKAYSFLQKAKNASDPVLEFSSKPVKYARTDIQAINPELVEKLFDNFKPGLLNSIEKTNDGKYLIIYLVDHNEEGTAIKPLKAVKEDIKEKLLEGMKKELWNEWLEEDFKVFYEASTIEISDEFK from the coding sequence ATGAAAAAGGCACTGTTCCTCGTCATAACTGTAATTTTATTGGTAATACCTGGTTTCGCCGATGTATCAGACACCGAACTTCCTATTGAAATGGCTGCCACTACAACGACTCCTGTTGCAACGGTAAACGGAGAGCCAATTTCCTTAATGCTATTCAATACAATAGTGATGCCCCGTTATCTGGAAATATCACAGAAGATTTCTGATGTTGACCCGTTGTTTTCGGATGTGCTTCTCAACACATCAGCAGGTGAAGAATTACTAAAGGTATATGAACAAAAGGTTCTTGAGGATTTGATCAGGAAAAGGCTCATCGTGCAATATGCGATACTTCATGGCATGGAAATCAACAGAGAAGAAATCTTTCTTCAGGTACACGAATATGTTTTGAACAGTCTGCAAGAAAGTGGTGTCTCCCTTCAAGAAGCTGATGCTTATTACATGTTGAAGGGATATCCCGAAGGATTGAAATCCTATGAATTGCAGGTTGTCGAAGATATAATCTTCAAGAACGCTTTTAATGCACTGTTTAGTGCGGTAACGGGTGATGCTTCGAGTGCTGTGACTGATGAAATGATCGAACAATATTATAATCTAAATCCAGATGAATTTAAAATAAAGGGTGAATTCGTAGAGCTTTATTTTGAAGAATTCGACACTTTTACAAAAGCCTATTCATTCTTACAAAAAGCCAAGAACGCCTCAGATCCCGTTTTGGAATTCAGTTCAAAGCCTGTCAAGTATGCAAGAACTGATATACAGGCCATTAATCCTGAGCTTGTTGAAAAACTCTTTGATAACTTCAAGCCTGGGCTCCTTAATTCGATAGAAAAAACAAATGATGGAAAATACCTTATAATCTATCTGGTTGACCACAATGAAGAAGGTACAGCTATAAAGCCGTTGAAAGCCGTCAAAGAGGATATAAAAGAAAAGCTCCTGGAAGGAATGAAAAAAGAACTCTGGAACGAATGGCTGGAAGAAGATTTCAAAGTGTTTTATGAGGCTTCCACCATCGAGATTTCCGATGAGTTCAAGTAA
- a CDS encoding metal-sulfur cluster assembly factor has translation MAISKEQIMEALKQVYDLEVGFDVVSLGLVYDIEVDDENNVKVTMTMTTPLCPLAGFILEDARSKVQDVEGVNNVDVELTFDPPWTPEKASEEVRKILGI, from the coding sequence ATGGCAATTAGCAAAGAGCAGATAATGGAAGCTTTGAAACAGGTATATGATCTCGAAGTGGGTTTTGATGTAGTAAGTCTTGGTCTGGTGTACGATATCGAAGTTGATGATGAAAACAATGTCAAAGTCACAATGACAATGACTACGCCATTGTGTCCACTTGCGGGTTTCATTTTAGAAGACGCTCGTTCCAAAGTTCAGGATGTTGAAGGTGTCAACAATGTCGATGTGGAACTGACTTTTGATCCCCCATGGACACCGGAAAAAGCGTCAGAGGAAGTAAGAAAGATATTGGGCATATGA
- the prmC gene encoding peptide chain release factor N(5)-glutamine methyltransferase — translation MKPLELFKELEKKFREAGIESPRSLLFHLFRDLLEIPENKILLNEEIYISPTESEKLASAVERLLAGEPLDYVIGWKKFLNIYLKVDRRVLIPRPETEELVEKVIKDCHKKCCFFADIGTGSGAIALVIAKTVPDSIVYATDVSKEALELAIENARINGIKNVRFLWGEYLLPIQAMLDKIEVIISNPPYIKSNLISNLEIQVRKYEPLVALDGGSDGMDFYREFLKQLPSGKKVYLEIADYTAESLEELVKQHRKDYHLCIERDMYGFRRYAILTPVALVSR, via the coding sequence ATGAAACCTCTGGAACTCTTTAAAGAACTTGAAAAGAAATTTAGAGAAGCGGGGATAGAGTCTCCCCGTTCTCTTTTGTTTCATCTCTTTCGCGATCTTCTCGAAATCCCCGAAAACAAGATTCTTCTCAACGAGGAAATTTATATTAGCCCGACAGAAAGTGAGAAACTCGCCAGCGCGGTTGAGAGACTACTTGCCGGCGAACCGCTGGATTATGTAATCGGCTGGAAGAAATTTTTGAACATCTATCTAAAGGTTGACAGAAGAGTTCTCATTCCAAGACCCGAAACTGAAGAACTTGTCGAGAAAGTGATAAAGGATTGCCATAAAAAGTGCTGCTTTTTCGCAGATATAGGTACAGGAAGCGGCGCAATCGCCCTTGTTATAGCAAAAACAGTTCCTGATTCTATAGTGTATGCGACAGACGTATCAAAAGAAGCTCTCGAGCTTGCCATCGAGAACGCGCGCATAAATGGTATCAAAAATGTGAGATTTTTGTGGGGGGAATACCTGTTGCCAATTCAAGCTATGCTGGATAAAATTGAGGTCATAATATCAAATCCTCCATACATAAAGAGTAACCTCATTTCAAATCTGGAAATACAGGTAAGAAAATACGAACCATTGGTTGCACTTGATGGTGGGAGCGACGGAATGGATTTTTATAGAGAATTTTTAAAGCAGCTACCTTCTGGGAAAAAGGTTTATCTCGAGATAGCGGATTACACCGCGGAATCTCTTGAAGAACTAGTGAAACAGCACAGAAAGGATTATCATCTCTGCATAGAAAGAGATATGTACGGATTCAGGAGATACGCAATACTCACCCCGGTTGCCCTAGTTTCTCGATGA
- a CDS encoding NAD-dependent protein deacylase, giving the protein MSKSEIEEYADKFLNILDTFRPAVVLTGAGVSTASGIPDFRGPDGLYNRISPKIFELEFFLKNPDVYYSLAMRKIHDLRDVEPNTTHELLRLLEEQGFVNAIITQNIDGLHQKAGSMRVIELHGNANEFYCMNCRKYYSIAVVIDKVSKDSIPHCSCGGLIRPDIVFFGESLPESAVMHAQEASVNCNLFVVMGSSLVVFPAAGFPRVAVENGAYLLIINRGETGLDYLADMKFNCDLESFSKVVIEKLGQPG; this is encoded by the coding sequence TTGTCGAAGAGTGAAATAGAAGAATATGCCGATAAATTTCTGAATATACTCGACACCTTTCGCCCCGCTGTCGTCCTCACCGGGGCTGGTGTATCCACCGCGAGCGGCATTCCGGATTTCAGAGGTCCGGATGGTCTTTACAATAGAATCTCACCGAAAATATTTGAACTCGAGTTCTTCCTGAAGAATCCTGATGTATACTACTCACTAGCAATGAGAAAAATACATGACCTCAGAGATGTTGAGCCCAACACGACACATGAATTATTGAGACTTCTCGAAGAGCAGGGGTTTGTCAATGCAATAATTACCCAGAACATCGATGGGTTACATCAGAAAGCAGGTTCAATGCGGGTTATTGAGCTTCATGGAAATGCCAATGAGTTCTATTGTATGAATTGCAGGAAGTATTATTCCATAGCGGTGGTCATTGATAAAGTCTCCAAAGATTCTATCCCTCATTGTTCTTGTGGCGGATTGATAAGACCAGATATCGTCTTTTTTGGGGAATCCCTCCCAGAAAGTGCTGTGATGCACGCACAAGAAGCGAGTGTGAACTGCAACCTCTTTGTGGTAATGGGATCTTCCCTTGTTGTTTTCCCTGCTGCCGGCTTTCCACGTGTGGCAGTAGAAAACGGTGCGTATCTTCTAATAATCAACCGCGGAGAGACCGGTCTAGACTATTTAGCCGATATGAAGTTCAACTGTGATCTTGAGTCATTTTCTAAAGTGGTCATCGAGAAACTAGGGCAACCGGGGTGA
- a CDS encoding DUF4897 domain-containing protein, whose translation MKFNTLLIIIVVVMVAITAVNMFMSLSNKLKIETIAYSSNYSYDTEGRVKMDSVMEIKFLKPQQIDGFLEQFNKSPAEKLSEFQKSLEDFSSKLGRMLTVEDFQSTATVISYNVVKVEEVAVVRGFASVNNGRVNTSLGDVELDLSGDSVLTIALPVGAKVISIDPQPTSRPADNLLIWSNAGRIKFPEVVFVVEE comes from the coding sequence ATGAAGTTCAATACTTTATTGATCATTATCGTTGTGGTTATGGTCGCTATAACGGCAGTGAACATGTTTATGAGCCTATCAAACAAGTTGAAGATTGAAACTATCGCGTATAGCAGCAATTATAGTTATGACACCGAGGGCAGGGTAAAAATGGACAGCGTCATGGAGATAAAGTTCCTGAAACCTCAGCAAATCGATGGATTTCTTGAGCAGTTCAACAAATCTCCGGCTGAAAAACTTTCAGAGTTTCAGAAATCCCTCGAGGACTTTTCGAGTAAACTTGGGCGCATGTTAACCGTTGAAGACTTCCAGTCAACTGCCACAGTTATTTCATATAACGTGGTTAAAGTTGAGGAAGTTGCGGTAGTCAGAGGATTTGCCAGCGTTAACAATGGACGGGTGAACACATCTCTCGGTGATGTAGAACTTGATCTTTCCGGTGATTCCGTTCTTACCATCGCGTTACCTGTCGGGGCAAAGGTTATCAGTATAGATCCTCAGCCCACGAGCCGCCCTGCTGATAATCTCCTCATCTGGAGCAATGCCGGTAGGATCAAATTCCCCGAGGTGGTGTTTGTTGTCGAAGAGTGA
- a CDS encoding MATE family efflux transporter has protein sequence MNHVKIFGTAKKDVYHLEDFRQKLLKIAVPITIQNLISVGLNLVDNLMIGQLGATAIASVGLVNQVMFILLLVTFGASSGAGVFISQYWGVRDTKSIEKTITHMLFVTFGAAIVFFTILFFFPQQTLSLFSKDISVIKLGTSYSTIVAFTVFFTSFSFVIAFALRTVECAKIPMYISLVALGINTLGNYLLIFGIGPFPKLGVVGAAIATLLSRSIEFLFYVFIVYRRRTPVWLSMRSFFKFDRFFFAKMMKIASPVIANEFMWSLGMAVYSLVFARVGTAAIATRNIVSTIDSFGFVFFGGIGSAAVVIVGSELGRKSFERAFKSAKRLLKITLVISVLAGLAIIVLSRIIIKFYNIDDLIRSTVLTSILIMGAALPIKMLNAVNLVGILRSGGDTRTVFYLEIISLWGIGVPLVILSGLILKWSVPVIYLMMLPEELFKMLIGGLRFRSRKWMKNVIE, from the coding sequence TTGAATCATGTTAAAATCTTCGGGACAGCGAAGAAGGATGTGTATCATTTGGAGGATTTCAGGCAGAAGTTATTGAAAATAGCTGTCCCGATCACTATCCAGAATCTCATATCAGTAGGTCTTAATCTCGTTGATAACCTGATGATTGGCCAACTTGGGGCTACAGCCATCGCCTCAGTTGGACTTGTTAATCAGGTTATGTTTATACTTTTACTTGTTACTTTTGGTGCTTCCAGTGGGGCCGGCGTTTTTATCTCCCAATACTGGGGTGTCAGAGATACAAAAAGCATAGAGAAAACGATCACTCATATGCTTTTCGTCACCTTTGGAGCTGCCATTGTCTTTTTCACCATTTTATTCTTTTTTCCGCAACAGACCCTTTCACTGTTTTCAAAGGACATCTCTGTGATAAAGCTGGGAACTTCCTATTCAACGATAGTGGCTTTCACAGTATTCTTTACATCCTTCAGCTTTGTCATTGCTTTTGCTCTAAGGACTGTTGAGTGTGCGAAAATCCCCATGTACATCAGTTTGGTTGCACTGGGAATTAACACATTGGGTAATTACCTGCTAATCTTCGGTATTGGTCCCTTTCCGAAGCTTGGTGTCGTTGGCGCTGCAATTGCCACTCTGTTATCGAGGTCTATTGAGTTTCTTTTTTATGTTTTTATCGTTTACAGGAGGCGAACACCGGTTTGGCTTTCAATGCGGAGTTTTTTTAAGTTCGATCGGTTTTTCTTTGCCAAGATGATGAAGATCGCTTCGCCAGTCATAGCAAATGAATTTATGTGGAGTCTAGGGATGGCAGTGTACTCCCTTGTGTTCGCCAGGGTAGGCACTGCGGCGATTGCCACAAGAAATATTGTGAGCACCATAGACAGTTTTGGTTTCGTCTTTTTTGGAGGGATTGGTTCTGCTGCTGTGGTGATTGTGGGTTCAGAACTGGGGAGAAAAAGTTTCGAACGAGCTTTTAAAAGTGCCAAAAGATTGCTCAAAATCACACTGGTTATCTCAGTCCTCGCTGGTCTGGCAATCATCGTTCTATCGCGGATAATTATAAAGTTTTATAACATAGACGATCTCATAAGATCAACAGTCTTGACGTCTATCCTCATTATGGGCGCTGCGCTTCCCATAAAGATGTTGAATGCTGTAAATCTCGTGGGGATTTTAAGGAGTGGTGGTGATACACGTACAGTGTTCTATCTGGAAATCATCAGCCTCTGGGGGATTGGAGTTCCGCTGGTTATATTGAGTGGTCTGATTCTTAAATGGAGTGTCCCTGTGATTTATCTTATGATGCTTCCGGAGGAACTTTTCAAAATGTTGATCGGTGGTTTGAGATTTCGTTCGAGAAAATGGATGAAAAATGTTATAGAGTGA
- a CDS encoding DUF7581 domain-containing protein, with protein sequence MKRLCFLLLVLTLGIIAFSETEVATSTTIEDLISRKILLVEELNTLELKISELLSSAASISLEAQDQLNELRSEVNTLMSEIDRIGSELDSLNSIQNGLARNLAQLQSQLKDLEKRIGELERDILALKESINSFEEKFSNVEGKITDIEEQLTQLTKKSNLNFMLAIGGIIVAIVAVVLNFLVP encoded by the coding sequence ATGAAGCGTTTGTGTTTTCTACTGCTTGTTTTAACCCTGGGCATAATAGCGTTTTCTGAAACTGAAGTTGCAACAAGTACTACTATCGAAGACCTGATTTCGCGAAAGATACTACTTGTTGAAGAGCTCAACACCCTCGAACTTAAGATTTCAGAGTTACTGAGCAGTGCTGCTTCCATCTCTCTGGAGGCACAAGATCAGTTAAACGAACTACGTTCCGAAGTGAACACGTTGATGAGTGAAATCGATAGGATAGGGAGTGAACTCGATAGTCTCAACAGCATCCAGAACGGACTGGCTAGAAATCTGGCGCAATTACAATCACAACTCAAGGACCTCGAAAAACGTATCGGGGAACTCGAACGTGATATCCTTGCACTTAAAGAGAGTATCAATAGTTTTGAAGAGAAATTCTCCAACGTGGAGGGAAAGATCACAGACATTGAAGAACAGCTCACCCAATTAACCAAAAAATCTAACCTCAACTTCATGCTTGCAATAGGAGGGATTATTGTCGCGATCGTTGCGGTCGTTTTGAATTTCCTCGTGCCTTGA
- a CDS encoding glycerophosphodiester phosphodiesterase: MFKKFLFASFVLLITSLFAFDVQGHRGCRGLRPENTLEAFKFALEEIGVTTLELDMGLTKDKVPVVIHDRYLNPKKVRKNGKFIKEKVFIKDLTYEELLQYDVGVMRDDYYWPYQVPVPGAKIPKLEDVFQLIKEYMNQTGQKVWLNVETKVSPLAPEETAQPEEFVDALLTLVEKYGLEDHVIVQSFYWKTIMLIKEKNPNIKTAALLSASTLSNPAWLGGLKIWKYGFSVAKLVKATGADIFSPKYTDFNEKVLKEAQQLGLKVVPWTINDPCEMLRFIKLGVDGIITDYPNILKAVLIIETPEMCH; this comes from the coding sequence ATGTTTAAAAAATTCTTATTCGCTAGTTTTGTATTGCTGATTACTTCGCTTTTTGCTTTTGATGTTCAAGGGCACAGGGGTTGCAGGGGGCTTAGACCGGAAAATACTCTTGAGGCATTTAAATTTGCCTTAGAAGAGATTGGTGTAACTACGTTGGAGCTGGACATGGGTCTCACAAAAGATAAAGTTCCCGTAGTAATTCACGACAGATATCTGAATCCTAAGAAAGTCAGAAAGAACGGAAAGTTCATAAAAGAAAAAGTGTTCATAAAAGATCTTACCTATGAAGAGCTTCTACAGTATGATGTAGGTGTAATGAGGGATGACTATTACTGGCCTTATCAGGTGCCTGTGCCTGGCGCAAAGATTCCAAAACTGGAAGATGTTTTTCAATTGATAAAGGAATACATGAACCAAACAGGACAGAAAGTCTGGTTGAATGTAGAAACTAAGGTCTCACCCCTTGCACCTGAGGAAACAGCACAACCGGAAGAATTTGTCGATGCCCTGTTGACACTGGTGGAGAAATATGGACTTGAAGATCACGTAATCGTCCAGTCTTTCTACTGGAAAACCATTATGCTCATAAAGGAAAAGAACCCGAACATAAAAACAGCAGCTCTCTTAAGCGCATCCACACTTAGTAATCCTGCATGGCTTGGTGGACTCAAGATCTGGAAATATGGTTTCAGTGTCGCAAAACTTGTGAAAGCCACAGGAGCGGATATCTTTTCACCCAAATACACAGATTTCAACGAAAAGGTTTTGAAGGAAGCTCAACAACTTGGATTGAAAGTGGTACCTTGGACGATTAATGATCCCTGCGAAATGTTGAGATTCATAAAACTCGGAGTGGACGGTATTATAACGGACTATCCGAATATCCTGAAGGCCGTCCTCATAATAGAAACGCCGGAAATGTGTCATTGA
- a CDS encoding GNAT family N-acetyltransferase: MVLEGEGFRLRATGNEDSELKALMEDESILSNMSERRWYTEPMPSEMCFRLEVEGELIGEVSLKSIRWFNRKAEVSLFIVPKYQGKGFGKKALKLLMKHAFETFNLHRLEAEVFEYNTVSQKLLESLGFKLEGVSREARYYNGKYWGIFKYGILEDEFVKRENKEVDET; encoded by the coding sequence GTGGTACTGGAAGGTGAAGGTTTTCGGTTGAGGGCCACTGGAAATGAAGACTCCGAATTAAAGGCTCTGATGGAAGATGAAAGCATTCTCTCGAACATGTCAGAAAGACGCTGGTATACTGAACCAATGCCTTCTGAAATGTGCTTCAGGCTCGAAGTTGAGGGAGAATTGATTGGGGAAGTCTCTCTCAAGTCGATAAGGTGGTTCAATAGGAAAGCTGAAGTGAGTTTATTTATCGTTCCGAAATATCAGGGAAAAGGCTTTGGAAAAAAGGCTTTAAAGTTGTTGATGAAGCATGCCTTTGAAACCTTCAATCTTCACCGCCTTGAAGCGGAAGTCTTTGAGTACAATACCGTTTCACAGAAACTGTTGGAAAGTCTTGGCTTCAAACTCGAAGGAGTGTCGCGTGAAGCGCGATACTACAACGGAAAATATTGGGGTATCTTTAAATATGGCATTCTCGAGGATGAGTTTGTGAAACGCGAGAATAAAGAAGTCGATGAAACATAG
- a CDS encoding YggS family pyridoxal phosphate-dependent enzyme has translation MGIKENVRMILSEIPPNVTVVAAAKTRSIEEIVESVEAGIEHIGENYVQEAWKVASALKGLCKLHMIGHLQRNKVRRAVEIFDMIQSVDSLKLAMEIDKRAGAIGKTMPVLIEINSGREPQKSGVMPEQLFTLLDQLSALKNIKIEGLMTMGPVLESPEKLRPYFRLTRRLFEEAMKYSGGNIEMKWLSMGMSDSYLIAIEEGANMVRIGTKIYGPRAYEIHK, from the coding sequence ATGGGCATAAAAGAGAACGTACGTATGATTCTTTCTGAAATCCCACCGAATGTTACAGTCGTAGCCGCAGCCAAGACGAGGTCCATAGAGGAAATAGTGGAATCTGTCGAAGCGGGAATTGAACACATTGGAGAGAATTACGTACAAGAAGCCTGGAAGGTAGCTAGCGCTCTTAAAGGGCTTTGTAAATTACACATGATCGGTCATCTGCAACGCAACAAAGTGAGGAGAGCTGTTGAAATATTTGATATGATCCAATCTGTAGATTCTTTGAAACTCGCTATGGAGATAGATAAAAGAGCAGGTGCCATTGGTAAAACAATGCCCGTATTGATAGAAATCAACAGTGGTAGGGAACCTCAGAAAAGTGGCGTGATGCCAGAACAACTTTTCACATTATTGGATCAACTATCTGCACTAAAAAACATAAAGATTGAAGGACTCATGACAATGGGCCCTGTCCTTGAAAGTCCGGAGAAGCTTAGGCCATATTTCCGTCTAACCAGAAGGCTCTTTGAAGAGGCGATGAAGTACAGTGGTGGAAACATCGAAATGAAATGGCTATCGATGGGCATGTCTGATTCTTATCTTATTGCAATAGAAGAGGGAGCCAATATGGTTAGGATAGGAACGAAAATATATGGCCCGAGAGCTTACGAAATACACAAGTAA